The proteins below come from a single Clostridium cylindrosporum DSM 605 genomic window:
- the rpsG gene encoding 30S ribosomal protein S7: MPRKGHVPKRDVLADPIYGSKVVTKLINKVMLDGKRGVAQRVCYDAFEIIREKTGKDPVEVFDEAMNNVMPLLEVKARRIGGATYQVPIEVRAERRQTLGLRWMVDAARKRGEKRASERVAGEILDAANNAGSAYKKKEDTHRMAEANKAFAHYKW, encoded by the coding sequence GTGCCAAGAAAAGGACATGTTCCAAAGAGAGACGTACTTGCAGATCCAATATACGGAAGCAAAGTTGTAACTAAGCTTATAAACAAGGTTATGTTGGATGGAAAAAGAGGAGTAGCACAAAGAGTTTGCTACGATGCTTTTGAAATAATCAGAGAAAAAACTGGGAAGGACCCAGTAGAAGTTTTCGATGAAGCTATGAATAACGTAATGCCACTTCTAGAAGTTAAGGCAAGAAGAATTGGTGGGGCAACTTACCAAGTTCCGATAGAAGTTAGAGCTGAAAGAAGACAAACACTTGGACTTAGATGGATGGTTGACGCAGCAAGAAAAAGAGGCGAAAAAAGAGCTAGCGAAAGAGTTGCTGGGGAAATACTAGATGCTGCTAACAATGCAGGATCAGCATATAAGAAGAAGGAAGATACACATAGAATGGCAGAAGCTAACAAGGCGTTTGCTCACTATAAATGGTAA
- the fusA gene encoding elongation factor G, producing the protein MARQYPLDKVRNIGIMAHIDAGKTTTTERVLFYTGRTHKIGETHDGGATMDWMAQEQERGITITSAATTAQWKGHLINIIDTPGHVDFTVEVERSLRVLDGTVAVFCAKGGVEPQSETVWRQAEKYGVPRMAYVNKMDIMGADFYNVVGMMKDRLSANAVPIQLPIGKEETFQGIVDLIENKAIIYKDDLGKEVEETEIPEDLKEKAAEYRTALMESVAESDEALMEKYLEGEELTVEEIHAAIRKATIANEMVPVVCGSSYKNKGVQPMLDAAVAYMPSPLDIPPVAGTNPDNGEEESREASDDAALSALAFKIMTDPFVGKLAFTRVYSGILTSGSYVLNSNKNKRERIGRLVKMHANHREEVEEVRAGDICAVVGLKDTTTGNTLCDPNTPIVLESMEFPETVINIAIEPKTKAAQEKMGLSLAKLAEEDPTFKTWTDQETGQTIIAGMGELHLEIIVDRLQREFKVECNVGKPQVAYKETIKNPVKADGKFVRQSGGKGQYGHCCIELLPQEQGKGYEFENKVVGGSIPKEYIAPIDQGIQEAMLNGIVAGFPVVDCKVVVYDGSYHDVDSSEMAFKIAGSMAFKNAMAKAKPVLLEPYMKVEVTVPEEYMGDVIGDINSRRGRIEGMDARGGAQIIRAFVPLSEMFGYSTTLRSRSQGRGTYSMQFDHYEDVPASVQADIIGKKNS; encoded by the coding sequence GTGGCTAGACAATATCCTTTAGATAAAGTAAGAAACATAGGTATTATGGCACACATTGACGCTGGTAAGACAACTACTACTGAGCGTGTACTATTCTATACAGGTAGAACTCACAAAATCGGAGAAACTCATGATGGTGGAGCTACAATGGACTGGATGGCTCAGGAGCAAGAAAGAGGTATAACAATTACTTCTGCTGCTACTACAGCTCAATGGAAAGGTCATTTAATTAATATTATAGATACACCAGGGCACGTAGACTTCACAGTTGAAGTTGAAAGATCACTACGTGTACTTGATGGAACAGTTGCAGTATTCTGTGCTAAGGGTGGGGTTGAACCTCAATCAGAAACAGTATGGAGACAGGCTGAAAAGTATGGTGTTCCAAGAATGGCATACGTTAACAAGATGGATATAATGGGGGCTGACTTCTACAATGTTGTAGGCATGATGAAGGATAGACTTAGTGCTAATGCAGTTCCAATCCAACTTCCAATAGGTAAGGAAGAAACTTTCCAAGGGATAGTTGACCTTATCGAAAATAAGGCAATCATCTACAAGGATGACCTAGGAAAAGAAGTTGAAGAAACTGAAATTCCAGAAGACCTTAAGGAAAAGGCTGCTGAATACAGAACTGCTCTTATGGAATCAGTTGCTGAATCAGATGAAGCTCTAATGGAAAAATACCTAGAAGGTGAAGAACTAACAGTTGAAGAAATTCATGCTGCAATCAGAAAAGCTACTATAGCTAACGAAATGGTTCCTGTAGTTTGTGGTTCATCATACAAGAATAAGGGTGTTCAACCAATGCTTGATGCAGCAGTTGCATACATGCCATCACCTCTAGATATTCCACCAGTAGCAGGAACTAACCCTGATAATGGTGAAGAAGAATCAAGAGAAGCTAGTGATGATGCAGCACTTTCAGCACTTGCATTTAAGATAATGACTGACCCATTCGTAGGGAAGTTAGCATTTACAAGAGTATACTCAGGTATACTTACTTCAGGTTCATACGTTCTTAACTCAAACAAGAACAAGAGAGAAAGAATCGGAAGACTTGTTAAGATGCATGCTAATCATAGAGAAGAAGTTGAAGAAGTAAGAGCAGGAGATATCTGTGCAGTTGTTGGTCTTAAGGATACAACTACTGGTAATACACTATGTGATCCAAACACTCCTATAGTGCTTGAAAGCATGGAATTCCCAGAAACAGTTATCAACATAGCTATTGAACCTAAGACTAAGGCTGCTCAAGAAAAGATGGGTCTTTCACTTGCAAAGCTTGCTGAAGAAGATCCAACATTTAAGACTTGGACAGATCAAGAAACAGGTCAAACAATCATCGCTGGTATGGGTGAGCTTCACCTAGAAATCATCGTTGATAGACTTCAAAGAGAATTTAAGGTAGAATGTAACGTTGGTAAGCCACAAGTTGCTTACAAAGAAACTATCAAGAATCCTGTTAAGGCTGATGGTAAGTTTGTAAGACAATCAGGTGGTAAGGGACAATACGGACATTGCTGCATCGAACTTTTACCTCAAGAACAAGGTAAGGGATATGAATTTGAAAACAAGGTTGTTGGGGGATCTATTCCAAAGGAATACATCGCACCAATCGATCAAGGTATACAAGAAGCGATGCTTAACGGTATAGTAGCTGGATTCCCAGTTGTTGACTGTAAGGTAGTTGTATATGATGGATCATACCATGATGTTGACTCATCAGAAATGGCATTTAAGATTGCTGGATCTATGGCATTTAAAAACGCTATGGCTAAGGCGAAACCAGTTCTTCTTGAACCATACATGAAGGTTGAAGTTACAGTTCCAGAAGAATATATGGGAGATGTTATTGGTGACATCAACTCAAGAAGAGGTAGAATAGAAGGTATGGACGCAAGAGGTGGAGCTCAAATAATTAGAGCATTCGTTCCACTATCAGAAATGTTTGGATATTCAACAACTCTACGTTCAAGATCTCAAGGTAGAGGAACATATTCAATGCAATTCGACCACTAT